Proteins from a genomic interval of Neodiprion lecontei isolate iyNeoLeco1 chromosome 2, iyNeoLeco1.1, whole genome shotgun sequence:
- the LOC107227093 gene encoding sulfhydryl oxidase 2, which translates to MNFNVMRYYIATLVFQTLVLHVTVLVQDASAAVAGKNDNYDSLLTGQGLYSSNDGIYILNATNFKPSIYESKTGWFVEFYNSWCGFCLRFADTWKALAQDIGHWKDVVVVAAIDCANDDNNPICREYEIMHYPMLKYFHVDAKPGQLGIEIEKGKDMDAVRHNLIDRLEKEQQEGRGYSWPNITPYRSGDTKNLWKDLPAGVKYNFLIFETVDSFLATEVTLDLHNISSIQVRGVTSENEPLSIMLSVNKFPTLIALGRNSSQQLINVRYPTREGIRKAIKEFLVLKGITVDIPDNTNKHPSEWMKVEIPNVLDIMKERRDEKEQEEVRALGDLLFQLDLETALRYSIDHEIPMVKVIEGDKIQALKAYLNVLAKYFPFGRNGILFLDRLRELVDQRERLTGKEFRQIVKSTEEEISPIYSGPQGWIGCKGSVSSFRGYPCGLWTMFHMLTVNSAIRNKNNLEYKPQEVLQAMLGYIKNFFGCADCSEHFVKMAGENKMSEVRTLNESILWLWKSHNLVNKRLAGDKTEDPMHKKVQYPSKEQCSTCKYNNESWNEAEILRYLYRKYSSSEISYYNSSGKLNENNSIVHLKIRQERFASDKYSGQRKLGWDFTIFDISICVVLYVTSATILVLVCIKFAMKRTYRKKTYIHDLFGKV; encoded by the exons ATGAATTTCAATGTGATGCGGTATTATATTGCCACGCTAGTGTTCCAAACGCTTGTTCTACACGTGACAGTTTTGGTGCAAGATGCAAGTGCGGCTGTAGCCGGAAAAAACGATAATTACGACAGTTTATTAACCGGTCAAGGATTATACAGCAGCAACGATGGAATATACATTTTAAACGCAACTAATTTTAAACCCAGTATTTATGAAAGCAAGACAGGCTGGTTCgtggaattttacaacagctGGTGCGGATTTTGTCTTCGATTTGCAGATACTTGGAAGGCTCTTGCTCAAGACATCGGAC actGGAAAGATGTTGTTGTGGTAGCTGCAATTGACTGCGCAAATGATGATAACAACCCGATTTGTCGAGAATATGAAATAATGCATTATCCAAtgctcaaatattttcatgttGACGCTAAACCAGGTCAACTCGGTATAGAAATTGAGAAAGGAAAAGACATGGATGCCGTAAGACATAACTTGATTGACCGCCTTGAAAAGGAACAGCAAGAAGGTCGCGGTTATTCTTGGCCGAATATAACTCCTTAccg AAGTGGGGATACGAAGAATTTGTGGAAAGATTTACCTGCCGGTGTAAAATATaactttttaatatttgaaacGGTGGATTCATTCCTAGCCACTGAGGTGACCTTAGACTTACACAACATCAGCAGTATACAAGTTCGTGGTGTGACCTCTGAGAATGAGCCACTTAGCATAATGCTTTCAGTAAATAAATTTCCTACTCTAATTGCACTAGGCCGTAACAGTTCGCAGCAACTTATAAATGTGAGGTACCCAACAAGAGAAGGAATAAGAAAAGCTATTAAGGAATTTTTAGTGTTGAAAGGAATAACGGTAGATATACCTGATAATACTAATAAACATCCCAGCGAGTGGATGAAGGTTGAAATACCAAATGTGTTGGACATAATGAAAGAAAGGAGAGACGAAAAAGAACAGGAGGAAGTCAGAGCACTCGGAGATCTCCTTTTTCAGTTAGATTTAGAGACAGCATTGAGATATTCGATTGACCACGAAATTCCAATGGTTAAAGTTATAGAGGGGGACAAGATTCAGGCGCTGAAAGCTTACCTGAATGTACTGGCAAAGTACTTTCCATTTGGACGCAatggtattttatttttagataGATTAAGAGAACTTGTTGATCAGCGAGAAAGACTGACAGGGAAAGAATTCAGACAAATTGTTAAATCGACCGAAGAAGAAATATCCCCCATATACTCTGGGCCACAGGGATGGATTGGATGCAAGGGGAGTGTTAGTAGTTTTCGTGGGTACCCATGTGGACTTTGGACAATGTTCCATATGCTCACCGTAAACTCTGCAATCCGTAATAAAAACAATCTAGAATATAAACCACAAGAAGTTTTACAAGCTATGCTTGGATatatcaaaaacttttttggatGTGCTGATTGTTCCGAACATTTCGTCAAAATGgctggtgaaaataaaatgtctgAAGTACGTACTTTAAACGAAAGTATTTTGTGGCTGTGGAAATCGCACAATCTTGTGAACAAAAGACTGGCTGGTGATAAAACTGAAGATCCTATGCATAAAAAAGTACAATATCCGTCCAAAGAGCAATGTTCGACTTGCAAATACAATAACGAGAGTTGGAACGAAGCAGAAATATTACGTTACTTATATCGCAAGTACAGCTCTTCAGAAATAAGTTACTATAATTCAAGTGGAAAACTAAACGAGAATAACAGTATCGTTCACCTCAAAATTAGACAAGAACGATTTGCTTCAGATAAGTATAGTGGTCAACGAAAATTGGGATGggattttacaatatttgacaTAAGCATCTGTGTGGTCCTGTATGTAACGTCTGCAACGATACTCGTCCTTGTTTGTATAAAGTTTGCGATGAAAAGGACTTACAGGAAgaaaacatatatacatgatCTTTTTGGCAAAGTATAA
- the LOC107227168 gene encoding ataxin-3 gives MESIFHEKQEGYLCAQHCLNALLQGPYFNAVDLANLACQMDEEERLRMAESGIDSEEYQLFLEQPSGNMDDSGYFSVQVISSALKVWGLELIPYNSTEATALMAQNDPSDMNAYICNYKGHWFTIRKLGKQWFNLNSMLSGPQLISNTYLAMYLAQLMQEGYSIFIVIGSLPECVAEDVITKNPITATPRVKARSNDCVGTSGMGYRLGSKEEEDAKILKTALALGEVKVPNSCVRLASTSSIATAVSRMSQKNHSDIASETGKPRERIIPIRIEGRDQPTVEEEDDADLQKALKLSLQDANVGVDESSNLRLDPSNDKADKYLPNSNEDTDEDEDLRRALQLSLECMTTPSTPDPDDLRWRRLAFLGIHNSDSTQKLNT, from the exons ATGGAGAGCATATTTCACGAGAAG CAAGAAGGATACCTTTGTGCGCAGCATTGTCTCAATGCTCTTCTGCAGGGTCCATACTTCAACGCTGTAGATCTTGCAAATTTGGCATGTCAGATGGACGAGGAGGAACGCCTCAGAATGGCTGAATCAGGCATCGACAGCGAGGAGTATCAGTTGTTTCTGGAG CAACCATCGGGAAACATGGATGACAGTGGATATTTTTCGGTGCAAGTCATAAGCAGTGCTCTTAAAGTGTGGGGTCTTGAATTAATTCCTTATAACAGCACTGAAGCAACAGCCCTAATGGCCCAGAACGATCCTTC AGACATGAATGCATATATTTGTAACTACAAGGGCCACTGGTTTACTATCAGAAAACTTGGAAAACAATGGTTCAACTTAAATTCAATGTTGAGCGGACCACAACTTATATCGAACACATATTTGGCTATGTACCTAGCACAGCTGATGCAGGAGG GTTActcaattttcattgttatCGGTTCTTTACCTGAATGTGTGGCAGAGGATGTAATTACGAAAAATCCAATAACAGCAACACCGAGAGTAAAAGCGAGATCAAATGATTGTGTAGGAACTAGTGGTATGGGGTATCGTTTAGGTTCCAAAGAAGAGGAAGATgctaaaattttgaaaactgctTTGGCCTTAGGAGAAGTTAAAGTTCCAAATTCATGCGTGCGTTTAGCTTCAACATCATCAATAGCAACGGCAGTCAGTAGAATGAGccaaaaaaatcattcagaTATTGCATCAGAAACTGGAAAACCAAGAGAAAGAATAATACCAATCAGAATTGAGGGACGCGATCAACCTACTGTAGAAGAGGAGGATGATGCTGACTTACAAAAAGCATTAAAGTTGAGCTTACAGGATGCTAATGTAGGTGTTGACGAATCTTCGAATCTTAGATTGGATCCAAGTAATGATAAGGCAGACAAATATTTACCCAATTCCAATGAGGATACGGATGAAGACGAGGATTTGAGAAGGGCCTTGCAATTGAGTCTAGAATGTATGACCACACCATCTACTCCTGATCCTGATGATTTACGCTGGCGTCGATTGGCCTTCTTAGGAATACACAACAGCGATTCTACTCAGAAGTTGAATACGTAA
- the LOC107226946 gene encoding protein lin-7 homolog C, with amino-acid sequence MATIGEPLTLARDVKRSIELLDKLQKSGEVPATKLAALQKVLQSDFLNAVREVYEHVYETVDIQGSQDVRASATAKATVAAFAASEGHAHPRVVELPKTEEGLGFNVMGGKEQNSPVYISRIIPGGVADRHGGLKRGDQLLSVNGVCIEGENHETAVESLKQAQNSVKLVVRYTPRLLEEMELRFDKHAHQTARRRQRVQ; translated from the exons ATGGCAACGATTGGGGAACCTCTCACATTAGCCAGGG ATGTCAAAAGATCGATCGAACTCCTCGACAAACTACAGAAAA GTGGTGAAGTACCGGCTACAAAGTTAGCAGCTCTGCAGAAGGTACTACAAAGCGACTTTCTCAATGCAGTAAGAGAAGTCTATGAACACGTGTATGAGACTGTTGATATTCAG GGTTCTCAAGATGTGCGTGCTTCCGCCACAGCCAAGGCGACTGTGGCTGCTTTTGCGGCAAGTGAAGGACATGCCCATCCGCGAGTTGTTGAATTACCGAAAACAGAGGAGGGTCTTGGATTCAATGTGATGGGAGGAAAAGAGCAAAATTCACCTGTATATATATCTCGAATTATTCCAGGAGGTGTGGCCGACAGACATGGTGGTTTGAAACGTGGTGACCAGTTACTGTCTGTTAATGGCGTG TGTATTGAAGGCGAAAATCATGAGACAGCTGTGGAATCGCTGAAACAAGCCCAAAACTCGGTGAAGTTAGTTGTTCGCTATACTCCTCGTCTTTTGGAGGAAATGGAATTGCGGTTTGATAAACATGCGCACCAAACTGCACGTAGGCGTCAACGTGTGCAGTAG
- the LOC107227197 gene encoding glutamyl-tRNA(Gln) amidotransferase subunit B, mitochondrial, with protein sequence MRVCTYNTYDTANASDGEPVKIVKIYLKYPMNYTNCWKINPCIKRWRENKPYLRMLKHCFGTEAKSRAETKKKWRSVVGLEIHAQIQSNSKLFSGSSTMYGSPINSNVSFFDCATPGTLPVLNKRCVEAGILTALALSCKVNEVSLFDRKHYFYADLPAGYQITQQRQALAIDGELNFQVYTPGIHPRPYSKVSKIKQLQLEQDSGKSLHDLIAKRSLVDLNRAGIPLMELVFEPDLSDGEEAAALVKEIVLILKRLGTCSCKMEEGALRVDANISVNRPGEKLGTRTEVKNIGSIRSVAAAVKFEIDRQITEIENGGTIINETRSWDTEIRKTVPMRDKEEKQDYRFMPEPNLPPLHVHVTKEIKNKYGLVDVPLLQESLPELPEETRYNLKNNFGLDSTAAIILTNENNLLNIFEAVVKEDSKRKPKLVSNILINQLLTVVNRKALELDTCILNAQHIGELVDMLQNKTINLTTAENVLEEYITESSMTPKQIVEKNNWTQITDEHQLTQICKNILLQRADVVKKYKAGKTKVFRALVGAVAQETKNRADMATVVNILKKLLDE encoded by the exons atgcgtgtatgtacgtacaataCATACGACACAGCCAACGCGAGCGACGGAGAGCCTgtaaaaatagtgaaaatttatttgaaatatccaATGAATTACACGAACTGTTGGAAAATTAACCCTTGCATCAAACGATGGCGCGAAAACAAGCCTTATCTCCGGATGTTGAAACATTGTTTTGGTACAGAAGCCAAGTCTCGAGCTGAAACAAA GAAAAAATGGCGCAGTGTCGTTGGACTCGAAATTCACGCCCAAATTCAATCGAATTCAAAGTTATTTTCTGGTTCAAGCACCATGTATGGTTCCCCGATAAACAGTAACGTTTCATTCTTTGATTGTGCTACACCGGGAACACTACCT gTACTGAATAAAAGATGCGTCGAAGCAGGAATACTAACTGCTCTGGCGCTATCCTGCAAAGTAAACGAAGTATCATTGTTTGATAGAAAACATTATTTCTATGCAGATTTGCCA GCAGGATATCAAATAACTCAGCAACGTCAAGCCTTGGCTATAGATGGAGAACTCAATTTCCAAGTATATACACCGGGTATTCATCCACGACCCTACAGCAAAGTTTCTAAAATCAAGCAGCTGCAACTGGAACAAGATAGTGGCAAAAGCTTACACGATTTAATAGCAAAAAG AAGTTTGGTCGATCTTAATCGAGCAGGGATACCACTGATGGAATTGGTATTCGAGCCGGACTTATCAGATGGCGAAGAGGCTGCTGCGCTAGTCAAAGAGATCGTACTCATTCTGAAAAGATTGGGGACGTGCTCCTGTAAAATGGAAG AGGGCGCCCTTCGAGTTGACGCCAATATCTCTGTGAATCGACCAGGGGAAAAATTGGGCACGCGAACAGAAGTCAAGAACATTGGAAGTATTAGGTCAGTGGCAGCTGCTGTAAAGTTTGAAATTGACAGACAGATTACAGAAATTGAGAATGGTGGTACAATTATTAATGAAACAAGGTCATGGGACACGGAAATTCGCAAAACAGTTCCAATGCgagataaagaagaaaagcaG GATTATCGTTTTATGCCAGAACCAAATCTTCCGCCATTGCACGTACACGTCactaaagaaataaaaaataagtatgGATTGGTTGATGTTCCACTTCTGCAAGAAAGCCTTCCCGAGCTTCCAGAGGAAACACGATATAatcttaaaaataattttggaCTCGACTCAACTGCCGCCATTATACTTACT aatgaaaacaatttgcTGAATATCTTCGAAGCTGTTGTCAAAGAAGACAGTAAACGAAAACCCAAGCTTGTATCAAACATATTGATCAACCAGTTGCTAACAGTGGTTAACAGAAAAGCATTAGAACTGGATACTTG TATTTTGAATGCGCAACATATTGGTGAATTGGTGGACATGctacaaaacaaaacaatcaATTTAACTACTGCCGAAAACGTACTGGAAGAGTACATAACTGAATCGTCGATGACTCCTAAACAA attgttgagaaaaataattggacTCAGATCACAGATGAACATCAATTAACTcaaatatgcaaaaatataCTGCTGCAGCGAGCTGATGTTGTAAAAAAGTATAAAGCTGGAAAGACAAAAGTTTTCAGAGCTCTGGTGGGTGCTGTAGCCCAGGAAACTAAAAATCGTGCTGATATGGCCActgttgtaaatatattgaaaaaactgttagaTGAATGA